The genomic window TGCCGGCCAGCCACTCCAGCGCGTGCAGCGGGTTGCCGAGGCAGGCCGCCCCGGCGCCGACCGAGACCGGCTCCCCGGCGTGCTCCAGGACCATCCCGCAGAGCCGCAGGTCCACGTCGGCGAGCCGGCGCGGCGTCGTACCGAGCACGAAGAGCCCGCTGGAGGCGTTGTCGGCCACGGTGTCCACGATGGAGATGTCCCAGCCGGCGATCCGCGAGTCAACGATCTCGATGGCCGGCAGCACGTGGTCGACGGCCCGGATCAGGTCGACGGTGGTGACCCGCTCGTCGGGCAGGTCCGCGCCGAGCACGAAGGCGATCTCCGCCTCCACCCGGGGCTGGAGCAGCCGGTCGATCGCGACCTCGACGCCGTCGCCGACCGCCATGACGTCGGTGAGCACGCCGAAGTCCGGTTGGTAGACCCCGAAGTTCTCCTGCACCGCCCGGGAGGTCAGCCCGATCTTCGCGCCCACCCGGCGCTCGCCCCGGTCCCACCGGGCCTGGGCCTGGAGCTGCTGCACCTGGTACGCCGACTCGACGTCCCCCTCGGGCAGCAGCCGCCCGCGCAGCGGCGGGCAGGGCTTCCCGCTCTCCCGGGCCTCGGTCAGTTCCCGGGCGGCGGCTTCGATGTCAACGGTCATGCTCTGCCTGACGCTTCGCTCGCTGCGCTCGCTCATGACAAGTCCACGCAGACGTTGGTGAGTTCGGAGTAGAAATCCAGGGAGTGCACGCCGCCCTCCCGGCCGATGCCGGAGGCCTTCACCCCGCCGAACGGGGTGCGCAGGTCACGCAGGAACCAGGTGTTCACCCAGACGATGCCGGCGTCGAGCCGGGACCCGGCCCGGTGCGCCCGGCCCACATCCCGGGTCCAGACCGTCGCGGCCAGGCCGTACTCGGTGCCGTTCGCCAGGGCGTACGCCTCGTCCTCGGTGTCGAAGGGGGCGACGTGCACGACCGGGCCGAAGATCTCCTCCCGGTTGGTCCGGGCGTCCGGGCCCAGCCCGGTCAGCACGGTCGGCTGCACGTACGCGCCGCCGTCGCGGGCGTCGCCGAAGCCGGGCACCCCGCCGCCGGCCAGCACCTCGGCGCCCTCGGCGCGGGCCAGGTCGTAGTGGCCGAGCACCTTGTCCCGGTGGGTGTGCGAGATCAGCGGCATGTTCACCGTGGCCTCGTCGGCCGGCCAGCCGTACGCCAACTCGTCGGCCCGCTTGGCCAGCCGGGCGGTGAACTCCTCGAAGACCGGGCGCTGCACGTAGATCCGCTCGGTGCAGAGGCAGACCTGCCCGCCGTTGGTGAAGCTGGACCGGACCGAGCCGGCCACCGCCGCCTCCAGGTCGGCGTCGGCGAAGACCAGCCCGGCGTTCTTGCCGCCCAACTCGAAGCTGACCGCCTTCACCCCGTCCGCGGCGGCGCGCATGATGGCGCTGCCGGTGGCGGACTCGCCCGTGAAGGTGATCGCGTCGACGCCCGGGTGCCGGGTGAGGAACTCCCCGGCCGAGTCCGGACCGAATCCGTGCACCAGGTTGAACACCCCGTCGGGTACGCCGGCGGCGGCCATCACCTCGGCCAGCAGCGTCGCCGAGGCCGGGGTCTCCTCGCTGGGCTTGACCACCACGGCGTTGCCGCAGGCCAGCGCCGGGGCGACCTTCCAGGTCAGCAGCAGCAGCGGCAGGTTCCACGGCACGATGATCGCGACCACGCCGACCGGCTTGCGGACGGCGTAGTTGAGCGCCCGGCCGCCGGTCGCGGTGACCGTGGTGAACGACTCGGTCGGGGCGGTCGCCACGATCTCCGCGAACGCGCGGAAGTTCGCCGCGCCGCGCGGGATGTCCAGCGTCCGGGCCTGCGAGATGGCCTTGCCGGTGTCGGCGACCTCGGCGGCGACCAGGTCGTCGAAGCGGCGTTCCAGCTCGTCGGCGACCCGGCGCAGCACCTCGGCGCGCTCCCGCTCCCCCATCCGGCCCCACGGCCCCCGCAGCGCGGCGCGGGCGGCGGCCACCGCGTCGTCCACGGTGGACGCGTCCGCCTCGGCCACCTCGAAGACCGGCTCGCCGGTGACCGGGCTGCGCTTGGTGAACCGGCGCCCGGCGGCGACGAACTCGCCGCCGACGAAGTTGCGCAGCAGGCCCGGCCCGTCCGGCGCGTGCCCGGCCATCAGTCGGGGATCCCAGAGCGTCATCCGCGCCTCCCTCGGCCGATCGCGGCCAGCCCGCCGGCCAGCAGCGCCACCGCGCCGGCCGCCACCGCCCCCAGCACCTGGTACTGCCGGCGCACCCGGCGGCGCACCTGGGCGTACGGGGTGGTGGAGAAGGAGACCAGCTCGTACTGCGAAACGTACCGGCCGGGCAGGGCCCGTTCCAGTGCGTGTTCGACGCGCTTGCGGGTCTGGAAGACCGGCGAGGCGACCTTGTCCCGCATCTCCACGAAGTTGGCCAGCGCCATCCGGGCGATCGCCTCCGCGTTCTCCTGCCGGCGCTGCTGGAACAGCGGCAGCGCCGCCGACCACTCGTCGCCGCACTCGTCCAGGCAGCGGTCCAGCTCCACCACGTCCTCGAACGCGCAGTTCGCACCCTGGCCGTAGAACGGCACGATGGCGTGCGCCGCGTCGCCGACCAGCCCCACCTTCCCGTCCACCTGCCAGGGCGCGCAGCGGACCGTGCCGAGCATGCCGACCGGGTTGTGCTGGTAGTCGTCGACCAGGTTCGGGGCGAGCGGGACCAGGTCCGGGTAGTGCTTCGCGAAGTGCTGCTCGATCGCAGCCGGGCTGCCCAGCGAGGCGAAGCTCGCGGTGCCGTGGGTGGGCCAGAAGAGCGTGCAGGTGAACGACCGGTCCGGGTTGGGCAGCGCGATCATCATCGAGGTGCCGCGCGGCCAGATGTGCAGCGCCCCCGGGTCCAGGGCGAAGTCGCCGCCGAGCGGCGGGATGGTGAGTTCCTTGTAGCCGTAGTCGAGGAAGTCGAGGCTCTCGGTCAGCACCCCGTACCCGAGGAGCTGCCCGCGCACCGCGGAGCCGGCGCCGTCGGCGCCCAGGACGACCGCCGCGGCCGTGGTGACCTTGCCCTGCGGGGTCTCGAAGGTCATCTCGCCGCTGGCCGGGTCGAGGCCGACCAGCCGGTGGTCGAAGGCGATCCGCACCCCGGGCAGTGCGCCGGCGGCGGTGAGCAGGGCGTTGTTCAGCGCGCCCCGGCTGATCGAGTTGATCGCCCGGTCGCCGGAGACGCTGTACGACTGGAACTGCGCCTCCCCCTCCACCGGGTGGATCATCCGGCCGCGCATCGGCAGCGCGTCCGCCATCACCTGCTCGGCCAGCCCGATCCGGCGCAGCGCGTCGAGGCCGCGCTCGGAGAGCGCCAGGTTGATCGAGCGGCCCCGTTCGACCGTCCCGGTACGCGGGTCCGGCCGCCGCTCGTAGAGCGCCACCGGGTAGCCGCGCCGGGCCAGGAAGCAGGCCAGCAGGCAGCCGGCCAGCCCAGCCCCGACCACCGCGATCTCCTCGCGCTCGCTCACCGGTTCACCTCCGAAACGGTCGCGGCCAGCGCGTCGGCGACCCGCCAGCAGTCGTGGTACGTCGAGTAGAGCGGCACCGGGGCGAACCGGACGATGTCCGGCTCCCGGGCGTCGGCGATCACACCGTGCTCGTGCCGCAGCCGCTTGGTCAGCTCGTTCGCGCTGCCCGTGCCGATCCGCACGGAGAGCTGGCAGCCCCGGCGGGCCGGGTCGCGCGGGGTGACCACGGTCAGCGGCCGGTCGGCGGTCACCTCGTCGAGCAGCCGCTCCAGGTAGGCGGTGAGCCGCAGGCTGCGCTCCCGCAGCGCCGGCATGCCGACGGAGTCGAAGAGCTCCAGCGAGGTGCGGACCGGCCCCATCGCGAAGATCGGCGGGTTGGAGATCTGCCACGCCTCGACGGTGGCCGGCGGCCGGGAGACCGGGGTCATCTCGAACCGGGTGGTGGCCTCGGTGCTCCACCAGCCCTCGAAGCGCGGCAGGTCGGGGTCGCCGAGGTGCCGCTCGTGGACGAAGACGCCGGCCAACGCCCCCGGCCCGGAGTTGAGGTACTTGTAGGAGCACCAGGCGGCGAAGTCGACGTCCCAGTCGTGCAGCGCCAGCGGCACGTTGCCCACCGCGTGCGCGAGGTCCCAGCCGACCACCGCACCGGCGGCCCGGCCCGCGGCGGTGATCGCCGGGATGTCCATCAGCTCGCCGGTGAGGTAGTTGACCCCGCCGAGCAGCACCAGCGCGACCGTGTGCCCCTCGGCCGCCAGGAAGGCGGTCACGTCCTCCGTGCGCAGCGTCTCCTCGCCGGGCCGCGGCTTCAGCCGGACCACGGCGGTATCCGGGTCGAGGCCGTGGAAGCGGGCCTGGCTGCGGACCGCGTAGCTGTCCGAGGGGAAGGCGCTGTCCTCGATGACGATCCGGGTCCGCTCCCCCGCCGGCCGGTAGAAGCTCACCATCAGCAGGTGCAGGTTGACCGTGAGGGAGTTCATCACCACGGTCTCCGCGGGCCGGGCGCCGACCAGTCGCGCGGCCGGTGCCGTCAACAGCTCGTGGTACGGCAGCCAGGGCCGCTCCGCCTCCAGGTGCCCCTCCACGCCCAGCCGGCTCCACGACTCCAGGTCGGCCAGGAGCTCGGTGCGGGTGGCCCGGGGCTGGAGGCCGAGCGAGTTGCCGGCCAGGTAGGCGACCTCGGGGTAACGGCCGCCCTCGGCCGGCGGCACGTGGAACAGGTGCCGGTGTCCGGGGTCGGCGGCGTCGAGGCGGTGCCCCTCGTTTTCCTGGGCCTTCATTTCTCGCTTCCCACTCACATCGCGGTCCGGGCCGACCACAGCTCCGGAAAGACCACCCGGGCCATGCTGCGCTGCAACCAGGCCAGCCCGGCGGAGCCGCCGCTGCCGACCTTGGCGCCCATGGTGCGCTGCACCGCCTTGATGTGGTGCCAGCGCCAGTCACCGAACCGCTCGGCCACCTCGGTCAGCGCCTCGCCGAGCAGCCGCAGGTGGTTGTCCGGGCCGCCGTCGGCGTAGATCCGCACCCAGGCCGCCTCGACGGCCGGGTTCGGCTCGTGCTCGACCGCCACGTCCCGCTCCAGCAGCTCGGCGGGGAGGTCGAAGCCCCGCCGGGCGAGCAGGGCGACCACGTCGTCCCAGAGACTCGGCGCGGCGAGCGCGGCGGTCAGCTCGGCGTGCACCTCGGTCTGCCGGCGGAACGGGCGGATCAGCGCCGGGTCGCGGAGGCCGAGCAGGAACTCCAGCTGCCGGTACATCGCCGACTGGAAGCCGGAGCCCTCGCCGAGCAGGTTGCGGAACCGGTTGAAGTCGGCCGGGGTCATCCAGCGCAGCCCCTGCCAGGCCGCGTTGAGCCCCTCGAGGTGCAGGGCGGCGCGGCGCAGCGCCGGCAGCGCTTCCCAGACCCGGTTCGCCCGCAGCTCCCGCTGGGCGTGCCGCAGCTCATGGCAGGTCAGCCCGAAGTACAGCTCCATGATCTGGCTGACCATCAGGAACGACATCTCGCCCGGGTCGTCACTGAGCGGCTGCTGCAGCCCGTGCAGCGTGCTCGCCCGCACGTACGCGTCGTAGGGCACCCGCTCGGTGAACTCCAGCGTCGGTTCGCCGCCGTTGCGCGCCGCCCGGGCCGCCCGCTGCTGCGGGGTGACCGGACGCACCGCAGCGGTCACCATCGGTGACCGCAGGTCCGTCTGCTCCACTGTCATCTCCCTCCGTACGCCGGGTAGCGTCATGATCCCGCGGGTGGATCGGCGAATGGAATGCCTGTTCAACGGCGGTACGGTGGTCGGACCTGCCGGATCAAAACCGGAATCGGGTCCGGGTTCACGAAGGAAAGGTCACGCATGGACGACATGGACTGGGCGCTGCTGCGGGAGCTCCAGGCCGACGCCCGGCTCTCGTTCAGCGAGCTGTCCCGGCGGGTGCACCTGTCGCCGCCGGCGGTGGCCGAGCGGGTCCGCCGGCTGGAGGAGTCGGGCGTGATCACCGGCTACCACGCGCACGTCGACCTGGCCCGGGCCGGCCGCAGCGTGGTCGCGCTGATCCGGATGTCCTGCTACGGCCCGCGCTGCATCCTGAACGACCCCGAGGTGGCGCACTGGCCGGAGATCATGGAGATCCACCGGATCACCGGGGACGCGTGCAGCATGCTGAAGGTGGCGGCCGGCTCGATCGACGAGTTCGAGGGGGTCATCGACCGCCTCGCCCCGTACGGCCAGCCGTCCAGCACGATGGTCCTCTCCAGCCCACTGGAGTGGCACCCGCTGACCCCGCTCCCGCCGCCGACCGGCCCGACCCCGCCCGGTCGCCGCCGCTGACCGGGGTTTGCCCCGGGGGTAGCGGGAATGCAGCCCTCACTGCCCGTCAGCAGGATTCCGGTGCGCCGCACCGGGAGGGGGGAATCATGCGGGGGCTTGTGTCACATCGCGCCCTGTCCGCCGTACTGACCGTACTGGGGCTGGTCGGGGCGCTCGTCCTGATGGTCGCAACGCCGGCCCGGGCCGGGGAGAACACCTTCGTCGAGGTCACGCCGAACCCCGCGCAGGCCGGCACCCGGGTCAGCATCCGGGCCAGCTGCGGCAACGACAACAACCGCCAGGCCGAGGTGAACTCGGACGCCTTCGGTCGGGTGATGCTCCGTCCGGACAACGGCTTCCTGACCGGCGCGGTCACCATTCCCGGCAACAAGCAGCCCGGTGACTACCCGGTCGACCTGCGCTGCTCCAACGGCAACACGGCGTCGACCGTGCTCACCGTGCTGAACATGGCCCAGCCGAGCAAGGGCCCGGCGACCGGCGGCGGTGGCACCGCGACCGGCCGGGGCGCGGGCTCCCTGCTGCTGGTCGGTGGGCTGGCCGCGGTGGCGGTGGTGGCCGGTCTCAGCGCCCGTCGCAGGGCCGGCTCCCGCGTCTGACGAGGTGCGGCCATGGCCCGCTCACGTGACCGGGACGACCGGGCGACACCGGACGGGGACATAGCGGCACGAGGCCGGATCACCGGAACCGCACGAGGCCGGATGGCCGGGACGGCACGAGGCCGGACGGCCGGGGCGGCACGAGGCCGGACGGCCGGGGCGGCACGAGGCCGGATCACCGGAACCGCACGAGGCCGGATGGCCGGGGCGGCACGAGGCCGGACGGCGGGGACGGCACGAGGCCGGATCACGGGGATGGCACGAGGCCGCAACGTCGGGGCCGGACCTGACCGGAACGACCGGGCGACCCGGCCCGGGGACGACCAGGCCACGCCGGGTCGGGGGCAGCGGCGGCCGTCCGCCGGCCGGCTGCGGGAGCACACTGGGGCCGGAAGCCGCCTCGCGGCGGGGGCCCGGTTGCTCTCCCGGGCCTCACGCCGGTTCGCCCGGGCCGCCGGGCACGCCTTCTCGGCCAGCGTCACCACGGCCGACCCGCAGGCCCGCCCAGTACCCGCCGCGGCGGCCCGCCGGGCGGCCGGCCGATGGCAGTCCCTCGGGCAACGGGGGCCGGGCGTCCCGGTGCTGGCGATCGCGGCGCTGATGGTGCTGATCGTGGCGATGCTCGGCGTGGAACGGGTCACCGGGATCAGCGTCCTGCCGGAACAGCTCAGCGCCGGCCTGCGACCGCCGCCGAGGAAGTTCCCGGTGCTGCCGGCGAGCCCGCCGACGGACATCGCGATCGGCCGGATCGACCTGCGGGCCCCGGTGCACCGGGTCGGCATCGCCCCCGACGGCAGCATCGCCGTGCCGGAGGTGGACAGGTCCGGTGAGGCCGGCTGGTACGACCAGGGGCCGACGCCCGGACAGTACGGACCGGCGGTGATCGTCGGGCACGTCGACACCACCACCGGACCGGCGGTCTTCCACGACCTGAAGAGCCTGGACGACGGCGACCGGGTCGAGGTGACCCGGGAGGACCGGTCGGTGGCCGTCTTCGAGGTCACCGCGGTGCAGCGGTACGGCAAGGACCGGCTGCCGGTGGACGAGGTCTTCGGTGACTTCAGCCGCCCCAACCTGCGCCTGATCACCTGCGGTGGTCGCTGGGTGGGCGGCGAGACCGGGTACGCCGACAACCTGGTGGTCTACGCGTCCCTGGTCAAGGCGCGCGGCCCGTGACCGCGGGTCAGGCTGCAACCTCCGACTCGCGCAGGTCGAGCCAGTCCGCCCAGCGCGGGTCGGGCGCCCGGTGGCCGAGCACCCGCCAGGCCGTCCCCTTCGGGGCCGCCGGCAGGCTGTGCAGCCGCCAGCCCAGCTCGGCCGGGGTCTTGTCGCCCTTGGTGTGGTTGCAGCGGGCGCAGGCGGCGACGACGTTCTCCCAGGCGTGCCGGCCGCCCCGGCTGCGCGGGAAGACGTGGTCGATGGTCTCCGCCGGCCCCCGGCAGTAGGCGCAGCGCCAGCCGTCCCGGGCGAAGATCGCCCGGCGGGAGAGCCCGACGTGGGTCCGGTACGGCACCCGGACGAAGCGGGTCAGCCGGACCACCGACGGCACCGGGAGCGCGTTGCGGGCGCTGTGCAGGACGCCGTCGCCGTCGGCGACGCAGACGGCCTTGGCCGAGAGCACGAGGATCGCGGCTCGACGCACCGACACGACACACAGCGGCTCGTAGGTGGCGTTGAGGACCAACGCGCCGGAGCCCGCCGTGGGTCGTATGTCAGGCATCGTGCTCACCCTCCCGGTCCAGCTGCTCCCGCCGCTGTCGCACCGGAGTCCGCCCCGCGGGCAGCGGGGAGCCGCACCGGCGCCGGCCGGATCACCGACGTCCGCTGCGCCAATCGTCCCTGATCGGACCCCGGATTGCACGTACTAATCCGGGGTATCCCCTTGAACCTTCCGTGCCCGTGCCAAGATGACCGGTTCCGCCCGGGTTGATCGCCGCCGCCGGCGGTCGCTCGCCCGGTGGTCACCGTCCGGAGGGTCGGCGGCGGCCGCACCGGAGCCTTGCGGTACGAAGACAGGGTGAGTGCCGCCAGTCTGATCCTCCTCGCCCTGCCCGCCGTGGACCCGAGCCCCGCACCGTCCGCCGACTGCCGGACGGACCCCTGGTGCAAGAACGTCTACGAGCTGACCGACTCGGCCTGGTTCGCCGAGGGCAGCTACTGGATCGTGCTGAAGCCGCTGCGGGTCATCCTGATCCTGCTGCTCGCCATCGTCGCCCGCTGGGCGCTGCACCGCACGATCAACCGGCTGGTGCGGACCACCACCGAGGGCGCGGTGCCCACCATGCTCCGGCCGCTGCGGGAGCGGATCCCCAGCGCCACGCTCGAACCGGAGCAGTTCGTACCGGAGCGGCGGCGGCAGCGGGCCGAGGCGATCGGCTCGGTGCTGCGCAGCCTGGTCACCGCCTTCATCTTCGGCATCGCGCTGCTGATGGTGCTGAAGGAGTTCAGCTTCGACCTGGCGCCCCTGCTGGCCAGCGCCGGCATCGCCGGCGTGGCGCTCGGCTTCGGCGCGCAGAGCCTGGTCAAGGACCTGATCGCCGGCCTGTTCATGCTGATCGAGGACCAGTACGGCGTCGGTGACACCGTCGACCTGGGCGAGGCGACCGGGATGGTGGAGGCGGTCGGCCTGCGGGTCACCACCGTGCGGGACGGGCGGGGCGTGCTCTGGTACATCCGCAACGGCGAGATCGTCCGGGTCGGCAACAAGAGCCAGGGCTGGGCGCTGGTGGTGGTCGACCTGCCGATCGGCTTCGCCGGCACGGAGCAGGCGACCGCGGTGCTGCGGACGGCGGCGGCCTCGATGGCGATGGACCCGGAGCTGGCGCCGCAGATCGTCGAGGAGCCCGAGGTGCTCGGCGTCGAGCAGATGACGGTGGACGGCGCGGTGATCCGCACCGTGGTCAAGACGACCGCCGACGGGCAGTTCGCGGTCGGCCGGGAGCTGCGCCGCCGGCTCGCCGAGGCGCTGGAGAACTCCGGCATCACCGCCCGGATCGCCGCCGGCCGGCTCTACCCGGGCATGCCGGCCCCGGCACCCGCTCGGGAGACCGGGACGGGTGGACCGACCTGACGCCGCCGGGCCGCCCCGGCGGACGGACGATCCGGGGGTCGCGGACCGCGCGGCCCCTCGGGTATCGTCCGTTCGTTCAGTCGGAGATGCGACGATCAATCCGTTCACCCTAGCCAGTTGTCAGACGATCGGGCAGAATCCGGTGCAACACGCTCCAAGGGGGCGTGCTCGTGTCCTCGCTGATCCGTAGATCTGACGACGGTTCCCGGGCAGGTCATCACGAGTGGCCGACCTTGGGGAACGATGGAGGCGACGGTGTCCGACGAGCGACCTGCCCGGGAGGGCCCAGCCACCTTCCGTGAAGTTTTCGCCCAGGTCGAATACCGCGCCGTCTTCGCGGCCAGCGCACTCTCCTGGATCGGCGACTACATCGCCAAGGCCGCGGTGACCGTCCTGGTCTACCGGGAGACCGAGTCGGTGGCCCTCTCCGCCGCCGCCTTCGCGGTCAGTTACCTGCCCTGGCTGGTCGGCGGTCCGTTGCTCGCCACGCTCGCCGAACGGCACCGCTACCGGCAGGTCATGGTGACCTGTGACCTGGTCCGGATGGCGCTGATGGTGCTGGTGGCCATTCCCGGCAACCCGCCGTGGCTGATCCTCGCCCTGCTCTTCGGCACCACGCTCGCCAACCCGCCGAGCCAGGCCGCCCGGTCCGCGCTCATGCCGCTGATCCTGACCGGCGACCGCGTGGTGGTGGGCCTCTCGATCAACGCCAGCACCGGCCAGGCCGCCCAGGTGCTCGGTTACCTGATCGGCGCGGGGATCGCCACGGTCAACCCGACCGCAGCACTGCTGATCAACGCGGCCACCTTCGGCGGCTCGGCCCTGCTGGTCCGGTTCGGCGTCCGGGACCGGCCGCCCGCGATGACCGCCGCGCACCGCAGCCATCTGCTGCGGGAGACCGCGCAGGGCTTCCAGATCGTCTTCGGCCGGCCGGTGCTGCGGGCCATCGCCGTGCTGGTGTTCAGCGCGATGCTCTTCTCCATCGTGCCGGAGGGCCTCGCCGCGGCCTGGGCCGCCGAGGGGGCCGGGGGCGACCTCGACACCGGGGTCGCGCAGGCCGTCATCATGGCCGCCAACCCGGTCGGCTTCATCCTCGGCGGGTTGCTGGTCGGCCGGGCGTTCTCCCCCGCCCGCCGGCTCACGCTGATGCGGCCGCTGGCGGTCCTCGCCCCCCTGGCACTCGTCCCGGCGCTGCTCGACCCGCCGCCGGTGGTGGTGGCGATCCTCGCCGCCGCCTGCGGCTTCGCCGTCGCCGGCCTCCTGCCGGTGGCCAACGGCCTCTTCGTGCGGGCCCTGCCCGACGGCTATCGCGCCCGGGCGTTCGGCGTCATGGCCAGCGGGATCCAGATCATCCAGGGCGTCGCGGTGCTGGCCACCGGGCTGCTCGCTGAGCGGTTCCCCATCCCGGCCGTGGTGGGCACCTGGAGCGCCGCCGGGGTGGTACTGATGGTCGCGGCGGCGCTGACCTGGCCGAGCCGGGAGGCGGTGGACGCCGCCGTCGAGGCCGCCGGCCGGGTCGACTCCGCCGGGACGCTCCCGCACTCCCGGCGGCCGCGCACGCCGGCCCAGGCGACCGGGGCGGCCGACGAGCGGTCGGGCGAGCGGAGCCGGCACAGTCACGCGGTGACCTGAGCCACCCGTCCACCGGGCGACGGGCCCGGCCGTCCCGCGGCGGCACCTGGCAGGATGGAACGGTGACTTCCGCAGGCGAATCCGACCGGCCCGACAACTCGATGACCCTCTTCGAGGCGGTCGGTGGCGAACCCACCTTCCGCAAGCTGGTGGACGAGTTCTACGCCGGCGTCGCGACCGACCCTCTGCTGCGGCCGATGTACCCGGAGGAGGACCTCGGCCCCGCGGCAGACCGGTTCGCCCTCTTCCTGATGCAGTACTGGGGCGGCCCGAACACGTACTCGGTGCAGCGCGGCCACCCGCGGCTGCGGATGCGGCACGCGCCGTTCCGGATCGGCGCGGCGGAGCGGGACGCCTGGCTGCGCCACATGCGGCGCGCCGTCGACCGGCTGGACCTGCCGCCGGAGATCGCGGGCGCGCTCTGGGACTACCTGGAGCGGGCCGCGCACTTCATGGTCAACGCGCCGGAGGACCCGGCCGTCGGGGCCTGACCGCGGGCGACCGCGCGGCGCGGCCGGGGCCACCGGCCCCGGCCGGTGCGGTCAGAGCAGGGCGCCCTCGTCGTGCAGCCAGTCCACGAAGGTGGTGGCGACCGCCGCGCCGCAGTCGAGCATCTCGACCAGCAGCGCGTCGTGCGTCCCGGCGCCGAGCGGCACCTGCAGCTCGGCGTAGATCGGCAGCTGGCCGCGCTCGGTCGGGTCGCCGATGTACGCCTTGCAGAACCGTCGGGTGTGGTTCCACTCGTTGACCACCCGGTAGGCCCGGTCCGCCCAGTCCGGCGGCACCGTCGCGTGTGGACGGGCCCGCATCACCAGGATCTCGTCCTCCGGCCCCTCCAGGGTGACCAGCACCGCGTGCCGCTCCCACAT from Micromonospora kangleipakensis includes these protein-coding regions:
- a CDS encoding 2-keto-4-pentenoate hydratase, which produces MTVDIEAAARELTEARESGKPCPPLRGRLLPEGDVESAYQVQQLQAQARWDRGERRVGAKIGLTSRAVQENFGVYQPDFGVLTDVMAVGDGVEVAIDRLLQPRVEAEIAFVLGADLPDERVTTVDLIRAVDHVLPAIEIVDSRIAGWDISIVDTVADNASSGLFVLGTTPRRLADVDLRLCGMVLEHAGEPVSVGAGAACLGNPLHALEWLAGTMARAGDPLRAGDVVLSGALGPMVPVTPGAAYEARISGLGSVRTFFSSSEEAA
- a CDS encoding 2-hydroxymuconic semialdehyde dehydrogenase, producing the protein MAGHAPDGPGLLRNFVGGEFVAAGRRFTKRSPVTGEPVFEVAEADASTVDDAVAAARAALRGPWGRMGERERAEVLRRVADELERRFDDLVAAEVADTGKAISQARTLDIPRGAANFRAFAEIVATAPTESFTTVTATGGRALNYAVRKPVGVVAIIVPWNLPLLLLTWKVAPALACGNAVVVKPSEETPASATLLAEVMAAAGVPDGVFNLVHGFGPDSAGEFLTRHPGVDAITFTGESATGSAIMRAAADGVKAVSFELGGKNAGLVFADADLEAAVAGSVRSSFTNGGQVCLCTERIYVQRPVFEEFTARLAKRADELAYGWPADEATVNMPLISHTHRDKVLGHYDLARAEGAEVLAGGGVPGFGDARDGGAYVQPTVLTGLGPDARTNREEIFGPVVHVAPFDTEDEAYALANGTEYGLAATVWTRDVGRAHRAGSRLDAGIVWVNTWFLRDLRTPFGGVKASGIGREGGVHSLDFYSELTNVCVDLS
- a CDS encoding FAD-dependent oxidoreductase; translated protein: MSEREEIAVVGAGLAGCLLACFLARRGYPVALYERRPDPRTGTVERGRSINLALSERGLDALRRIGLAEQVMADALPMRGRMIHPVEGEAQFQSYSVSGDRAINSISRGALNNALLTAAGALPGVRIAFDHRLVGLDPASGEMTFETPQGKVTTAAAVVLGADGAGSAVRGQLLGYGVLTESLDFLDYGYKELTIPPLGGDFALDPGALHIWPRGTSMMIALPNPDRSFTCTLFWPTHGTASFASLGSPAAIEQHFAKHYPDLVPLAPNLVDDYQHNPVGMLGTVRCAPWQVDGKVGLVGDAAHAIVPFYGQGANCAFEDVVELDRCLDECGDEWSAALPLFQQRRQENAEAIARMALANFVEMRDKVASPVFQTRKRVEHALERALPGRYVSQYELVSFSTTPYAQVRRRVRRQYQVLGAVAAGAVALLAGGLAAIGRGRRG
- the kynU gene encoding kynureninase — protein: MKAQENEGHRLDAADPGHRHLFHVPPAEGGRYPEVAYLAGNSLGLQPRATRTELLADLESWSRLGVEGHLEAERPWLPYHELLTAPAARLVGARPAETVVMNSLTVNLHLLMVSFYRPAGERTRIVIEDSAFPSDSYAVRSQARFHGLDPDTAVVRLKPRPGEETLRTEDVTAFLAAEGHTVALVLLGGVNYLTGELMDIPAITAAGRAAGAVVGWDLAHAVGNVPLALHDWDVDFAAWCSYKYLNSGPGALAGVFVHERHLGDPDLPRFEGWWSTEATTRFEMTPVSRPPATVEAWQISNPPIFAMGPVRTSLELFDSVGMPALRERSLRLTAYLERLLDEVTADRPLTVVTPRDPARRGCQLSVRIGTGSANELTKRLRHEHGVIADAREPDIVRFAPVPLYSTYHDCWRVADALAATVSEVNR
- a CDS encoding tryptophan 2,3-dioxygenase; the encoded protein is MTVEQTDLRSPMVTAAVRPVTPQQRAARAARNGGEPTLEFTERVPYDAYVRASTLHGLQQPLSDDPGEMSFLMVSQIMELYFGLTCHELRHAQRELRANRVWEALPALRRAALHLEGLNAAWQGLRWMTPADFNRFRNLLGEGSGFQSAMYRQLEFLLGLRDPALIRPFRRQTEVHAELTAALAAPSLWDDVVALLARRGFDLPAELLERDVAVEHEPNPAVEAAWVRIYADGGPDNHLRLLGEALTEVAERFGDWRWHHIKAVQRTMGAKVGSGGSAGLAWLQRSMARVVFPELWSARTAM
- a CDS encoding Lrp/AsnC family transcriptional regulator, giving the protein MDDMDWALLRELQADARLSFSELSRRVHLSPPAVAERVRRLEESGVITGYHAHVDLARAGRSVVALIRMSCYGPRCILNDPEVAHWPEIMEIHRITGDACSMLKVAAGSIDEFEGVIDRLAPYGQPSSTMVLSSPLEWHPLTPLPPPTGPTPPGRRR
- a CDS encoding class F sortase → MARGRNVGAGPDRNDRATRPGDDQATPGRGQRRPSAGRLREHTGAGSRLAAGARLLSRASRRFARAAGHAFSASVTTADPQARPVPAAAARRAAGRWQSLGQRGPGVPVLAIAALMVLIVAMLGVERVTGISVLPEQLSAGLRPPPRKFPVLPASPPTDIAIGRIDLRAPVHRVGIAPDGSIAVPEVDRSGEAGWYDQGPTPGQYGPAVIVGHVDTTTGPAVFHDLKSLDDGDRVEVTREDRSVAVFEVTAVQRYGKDRLPVDEVFGDFSRPNLRLITCGGRWVGGETGYADNLVVYASLVKARGP
- a CDS encoding HNH endonuclease, which translates into the protein MPDIRPTAGSGALVLNATYEPLCVVSVRRAAILVLSAKAVCVADGDGVLHSARNALPVPSVVRLTRFVRVPYRTHVGLSRRAIFARDGWRCAYCRGPAETIDHVFPRSRGGRHAWENVVAACARCNHTKGDKTPAELGWRLHSLPAAPKGTAWRVLGHRAPDPRWADWLDLRESEVAA
- a CDS encoding mechanosensitive ion channel family protein; its protein translation is MDPSPAPSADCRTDPWCKNVYELTDSAWFAEGSYWIVLKPLRVILILLLAIVARWALHRTINRLVRTTTEGAVPTMLRPLRERIPSATLEPEQFVPERRRQRAEAIGSVLRSLVTAFIFGIALLMVLKEFSFDLAPLLASAGIAGVALGFGAQSLVKDLIAGLFMLIEDQYGVGDTVDLGEATGMVEAVGLRVTTVRDGRGVLWYIRNGEIVRVGNKSQGWALVVVDLPIGFAGTEQATAVLRTAAASMAMDPELAPQIVEEPEVLGVEQMTVDGAVIRTVVKTTADGQFAVGRELRRRLAEALENSGITARIAAGRLYPGMPAPAPARETGTGGPT